Proteins encoded by one window of Haloarcula pelagica:
- a CDS encoding PH domain-containing protein: MRPRNKWFKPEQLRRYYFVYEAGALLVVLCVIGVLAGTGILTQLADWVVLVGGAGLLIAFGYVTWWIPAFYRTTGYRFTDDEIEYRRGVFFRQKTTVPYNRITNVGTSQGPIQRLVSAGSVGIHTAGYGGQMGAELTISGVSDYEAIKEQILDRVRERPAKATESEDEPAIVGTTTSTDEVVSELRRIRELLEQHRTM, encoded by the coding sequence ATGCGGCCCCGAAACAAGTGGTTCAAACCCGAACAGTTGCGTCGGTACTACTTCGTCTACGAGGCGGGAGCCCTGTTGGTGGTGCTGTGCGTGATCGGCGTCCTCGCGGGTACCGGTATCCTCACGCAGTTGGCAGACTGGGTAGTCCTGGTCGGGGGCGCGGGACTCCTGATCGCGTTCGGCTACGTGACGTGGTGGATTCCCGCCTTCTACCGGACGACGGGGTATCGGTTCACCGACGACGAGATCGAATACCGACGGGGCGTCTTCTTTCGGCAGAAGACCACCGTCCCCTACAACCGGATCACGAACGTCGGGACCTCACAGGGGCCGATTCAGCGTCTCGTCAGCGCGGGATCGGTCGGTATACACACCGCGGGGTACGGTGGACAGATGGGTGCCGAACTGACGATCAGCGGTGTCAGTGACTACGAAGCGATCAAAGAACAGATCCTCGACCGTGTGCGAGAACGCCCGGCGAAAGCAACGGAGAGCGAGGACGAACCGGCAATCGTCGGGACCACGACCAGTACCGACGAGGTCGTCTCGGAACTCCGCCGGATCCGTGAACTGCTCGAACAGCACCGGACGATGTGA
- a CDS encoding DUF5518 domain-containing protein — MQLPERQTLRNGAVGAVVGVLLGFVPIVLLVAPLIGGGVAGYLERAGPRRGAVTGAIAGAIMAALSTVITGTILFLRFGSLPFDGLGVPLGGLLVGAVLSLFATVAQVAVAAIGGGLAGLLEADRHKVTDTGAAESIDDLGGGRRLAPIGLSLLAGLVVFLAVGIALTVVLEPVIWLSILVGLPAGFVAGTAVAVLLHHMLTRPPGDRVGWRTVGIGAVVVVLVFGLVLAGLSVLGEQRIGESTTSTYEYRVGISADGTLEDATFYVPVPVEGNSSRLGEEFVRTVEYSRYTPPVRGYDGDPAPVNFTYAVVSTAEGPMLSITADRIAVETVYYRNVEQGDTGYYERISPEEYDPGNPEMGVQNDGSFEFTVTLGANETIDTATPIGDEPLFPTRYNRTEVDCFGRSTETNHCYEYDGRVYADYDTDDDTVVSVSAEVSGRNEWFAGGWRGNEYREWSRVQFAGPQSGWQVTDGELEVGRGVYRD, encoded by the coding sequence ATGCAGCTTCCCGAACGCCAAACGCTCCGCAACGGCGCGGTCGGCGCAGTCGTCGGTGTCCTTCTGGGCTTCGTCCCCATCGTCTTGCTCGTCGCGCCGCTGATCGGCGGCGGCGTCGCCGGCTACCTGGAACGAGCGGGGCCGCGTCGGGGCGCCGTCACCGGCGCTATCGCGGGCGCGATCATGGCTGCCCTCAGCACCGTTATCACCGGAACGATCCTGTTTCTCCGGTTCGGGTCCCTCCCTTTCGACGGCCTCGGTGTCCCGCTGGGTGGGCTACTCGTCGGTGCTGTCCTCTCGCTGTTCGCCACGGTCGCACAGGTCGCGGTCGCCGCGATCGGCGGAGGGCTGGCCGGTCTCCTCGAAGCCGACCGGCACAAGGTAACCGACACCGGCGCCGCGGAGTCGATCGACGACCTCGGCGGCGGCCGTCGGCTCGCTCCGATCGGACTGAGTCTGCTCGCCGGCCTCGTCGTGTTTCTCGCCGTCGGGATCGCCCTGACCGTGGTGCTAGAGCCGGTGATCTGGCTCTCGATCCTCGTCGGCCTCCCGGCGGGATTCGTCGCCGGCACGGCGGTCGCGGTCCTGCTCCATCACATGCTCACCAGACCGCCGGGCGACCGTGTCGGCTGGCGCACCGTCGGCATCGGCGCAGTGGTCGTCGTCCTGGTGTTCGGACTCGTCCTGGCCGGGCTCTCGGTGCTCGGGGAGCAACGGATCGGCGAGAGCACGACCAGCACCTACGAGTACCGCGTCGGCATCTCCGCCGACGGGACGCTGGAAGACGCCACGTTCTACGTCCCGGTGCCGGTCGAGGGCAACAGCTCACGGCTGGGCGAAGAGTTCGTCCGGACCGTCGAGTACTCCCGATACACGCCGCCGGTCCGCGGGTACGACGGCGATCCGGCCCCGGTGAACTTCACCTACGCGGTCGTCAGCACGGCGGAGGGGCCGATGCTTTCGATCACGGCCGACCGGATCGCGGTCGAGACGGTCTACTACCGGAACGTCGAACAGGGCGACACCGGCTACTACGAGCGGATCAGTCCCGAGGAGTACGATCCCGGCAACCCCGAGATGGGTGTCCAGAACGACGGGAGCTTCGAGTTCACGGTGACGCTCGGGGCCAACGAGACGATCGATACGGCGACGCCGATCGGCGACGAACCGCTGTTCCCGACCCGGTACAACCGGACCGAAGTCGACTGTTTCGGCCGGTCCACCGAGACGAACCACTGTTACGAGTACGACGGGCGGGTGTACGCCGACTACGACACCGACGACGACACCGTGGTGTCCGTCTCCGCCGAGGTCAGCGGCCGCAACGAGTGGTTCGCCGGCGGCTGGCGTGGCAACGAGTACCGCGAGTGGTCGCGGGTCCAGTTCGCCGGCCCACAGTCGGGCTGGCAGGTCACCGACGGCGAGTTGGAGGTCGGCCGCGGGGTCTACCGGGACTGA
- a CDS encoding flavodoxin domain-containing protein — MVTFAIVYGTGEGQTAKVATRIGTALRDRGHEAVVTDITDADPATVLDGVDAALVGSSIHVGKHAGAIRSFVEANRDRLRSLPTAFFQVSLTSAVDDEQHRAEAARYVTEFTDGTGWHPDRVGLFGGALRYSEYGFLKRLLMKRIAADATGDTDTAQDYEYTDWDEVEQFAADVAAFVEGRLGTTPPADE, encoded by the coding sequence ATGGTAACGTTCGCGATCGTCTACGGGACCGGCGAAGGACAGACAGCGAAAGTCGCGACGCGGATCGGGACCGCGCTCAGGGACCGGGGCCACGAGGCGGTGGTCACCGACATCACCGACGCCGACCCGGCCACAGTGCTCGACGGCGTCGACGCGGCGCTGGTCGGGTCCTCGATCCACGTCGGCAAGCACGCCGGGGCGATCAGGTCGTTCGTCGAAGCCAACCGCGACAGGCTTCGGTCGCTCCCCACGGCGTTCTTCCAGGTGTCGCTCACCTCGGCGGTCGACGACGAACAGCACCGGGCCGAGGCCGCACGGTACGTCACGGAGTTCACCGACGGGACCGGCTGGCATCCCGACCGAGTGGGGCTGTTCGGCGGTGCCCTCCGCTATTCGGAGTACGGCTTCCTGAAGCGGTTACTGATGAAACGCATCGCGGCGGACGCGACAGGCGACACCGACACCGCACAGGATTACGAGTACACGGACTGGGACGAGGTCGAGCAGTTCGCGGCCGATGTCGCGGCGTTCGTCGAGGGGCGACTCGGCACGACGCCACCGGCCGACGAGTGA
- a CDS encoding ParA family protein, protein MLTYTVYSEAGGVGKTTLAGNLAVADARAGHDVLAIDMDPQEGSLSYLFDVADNRTDSEADSLVRHLVERPRGEFGDLVQESEGVDIVPAHNSLEVLSKHLRRREEEAADFGENWNPNVQLLRVLKSAGVPAEYDTVVIDPPATADVKLYNAIHATRNLVIPFEPSGKGQQSVTGLADLVDGLETTLDINVGVLAAVPNRFKGTNDQEEVLDDLRSQDYDVPVVFRERTSLLEGCWRKQCSAFEYVNTHRSRERDYELETLEQFETLARRLRSPREQEATA, encoded by the coding sequence ATGCTCACGTACACAGTCTACAGTGAGGCCGGTGGTGTCGGAAAGACAACACTGGCGGGGAACCTTGCGGTCGCCGATGCCAGGGCCGGACACGATGTCCTCGCGATCGACATGGACCCACAGGAGGGGAGTCTCTCATACCTCTTCGACGTGGCGGACAACCGGACGGATTCGGAGGCCGATAGTCTCGTCAGACACCTCGTCGAACGCCCGCGCGGCGAGTTCGGCGACCTCGTTCAAGAGTCTGAAGGCGTCGATATCGTTCCCGCCCACAACTCCCTTGAAGTCCTCTCGAAACACCTTCGGCGGAGAGAGGAGGAAGCCGCTGATTTCGGCGAGAACTGGAACCCTAACGTCCAGTTGCTCCGGGTGTTGAAATCTGCAGGTGTTCCAGCCGAGTACGACACCGTCGTCATCGACCCACCGGCGACTGCGGACGTGAAACTGTACAACGCGATCCACGCGACGCGAAACCTCGTGATCCCCTTCGAACCGAGCGGGAAAGGTCAGCAGTCGGTGACCGGCCTGGCCGACCTCGTCGACGGACTGGAGACGACACTCGACATCAACGTCGGCGTCCTCGCTGCCGTCCCGAACCGGTTCAAAGGCACTAACGACCAGGAGGAGGTCCTCGACGACCTCCGGTCACAGGACTACGACGTTCCCGTCGTCTTCCGGGAGCGGACCTCACTTCTCGAAGGCTGTTGGCGCAAGCAGTGTTCCGCGTTCGAATACGTGAACACGCACCGTTCTCGCGAACGTGACTACGAGTTAGAAACGCTGGAGCAGTTCGAGACCCTGGCACGCCGGCTGCGATCGCCGCGGGAACAGGAGGCAACAGCATGA
- a CDS encoding CPBP family intramembrane glutamic endopeptidase, giving the protein MCETTDTLSGPRADSDAGSGRLRAVLVALGLLVVGLGASIVVGIVFTVPLLLFGADVQSPTVFLLLAAVGQLAFLVVGLSYVGRYGGVTVRRPSRRDTGYLVGGLVAALIAATGLSVVVTVLGIGPSGSVFDDPITTAPWVALALAGLSIVLVAPAEELLFRGAIQGRLRKSFGPVGAVGGASVIFGSIHLLNYTGSIVGALSGVVIVTVGGAIFGTIYERTGNLLVPIGAHGGYNAVLLTVAFLAS; this is encoded by the coding sequence GTGTGCGAAACGACAGATACGCTGTCCGGTCCGCGGGCCGACAGCGATGCGGGGAGCGGTCGGCTGAGGGCGGTTCTGGTCGCGCTCGGACTGCTGGTGGTGGGGCTGGGCGCGAGCATCGTGGTCGGTATCGTGTTCACCGTCCCGTTGCTCCTGTTCGGGGCCGACGTACAGAGCCCCACGGTGTTTCTCTTGCTCGCCGCGGTGGGCCAACTCGCCTTTCTCGTCGTCGGGCTCTCGTATGTCGGGCGGTACGGTGGGGTGACCGTTCGGCGCCCGAGCAGACGCGACACCGGTTATCTCGTCGGTGGTCTCGTTGCCGCGCTGATCGCCGCCACGGGCCTGAGCGTCGTTGTCACCGTCCTCGGGATCGGCCCGTCCGGGAGTGTCTTCGACGACCCGATCACCACGGCGCCGTGGGTCGCGCTCGCACTGGCGGGCCTCTCTATCGTCCTCGTCGCGCCTGCGGAGGAACTGCTCTTTCGGGGTGCCATCCAGGGCCGACTCCGCAAATCGTTCGGCCCGGTCGGTGCTGTCGGGGGTGCGAGTGTCATCTTCGGGTCGATTCACTTGCTCAACTACACCGGGTCGATCGTCGGTGCGCTCAGCGGCGTCGTCATCGTTACTGTCGGCGGTGCCATCTTCGGGACGATCTACGAGCGGACGGGGAACTTGCTCGTTCCGATCGGTGCCCACGGCGGCTACAACGCGGTGTTGTTGACCGTGGCGTTTCTCGCGAGTTGA
- a CDS encoding bactofilin family protein, producing MSTDPSWSRRIAIVLVGALLLLSVGSGVVAGQSFEGASDTIVVGEGETYDSVSGFAGTIIVRGTVTGDISGAAGTILVTDGGTVGGDISAAAGTVRIDGTVGGNVNVASGTVEIGESAQIGGNVEAGANYLIVDGQIDGDVRAGAETITVGPSAVVGGEFRYDAETFNRDPDATIQGAVVRDRSIGQSAGPEFGTLDIPSWLGVVYGLVANLLLGVVLLAVFPQFSAGVADRVSNRPVWTGGVGFLVLVAVPIALLVLAITIVGLPLSVVGAIAFGIAVWVSVVYGQFAVGWWALGLADTENRWLALVVGLVGFAVLGAVPVIGGLFELLAFLLGMGALVLGLRDAYAARGQEESPGGRQTTLDESTGEGSPA from the coding sequence ATGTCAACCGATCCGTCGTGGTCCCGTCGTATCGCTATCGTTCTCGTCGGTGCACTCCTCTTGCTCTCCGTCGGTTCGGGAGTCGTCGCCGGGCAGTCCTTCGAGGGCGCGTCCGACACGATCGTCGTCGGGGAGGGCGAGACCTACGACAGCGTCTCCGGCTTCGCGGGGACGATCATCGTCCGCGGAACCGTCACCGGCGATATCTCCGGTGCGGCGGGAACGATCCTCGTGACCGACGGCGGCACCGTCGGCGGCGACATCAGTGCCGCCGCTGGAACCGTCCGGATCGACGGGACGGTCGGCGGGAACGTCAACGTCGCCAGCGGGACGGTGGAGATCGGCGAGTCCGCACAGATCGGGGGCAACGTCGAGGCCGGTGCGAACTATCTCATCGTCGACGGGCAGATCGACGGCGACGTTCGCGCGGGCGCGGAGACGATAACAGTCGGCCCGTCGGCGGTAGTCGGTGGTGAGTTCCGCTACGACGCGGAGACGTTCAACCGCGACCCGGACGCGACGATCCAGGGGGCGGTCGTCAGGGACCGCTCGATCGGCCAGTCCGCCGGACCGGAGTTCGGGACGCTCGATATCCCGTCCTGGCTCGGCGTCGTCTACGGTCTCGTGGCGAACCTCCTGCTCGGTGTGGTGTTGCTCGCCGTCTTCCCGCAGTTCTCCGCCGGTGTGGCAGACCGAGTCTCGAACCGGCCGGTCTGGACCGGCGGGGTCGGGTTCCTCGTCCTCGTCGCCGTCCCCATCGCCTTGCTCGTCCTGGCGATAACGATCGTCGGGCTTCCGCTATCGGTCGTCGGCGCGATCGCCTTCGGGATCGCGGTCTGGGTCAGCGTCGTCTACGGCCAGTTCGCCGTCGGTTGGTGGGCGCTCGGGTTAGCAGACACCGAGAACCGGTGGCTCGCGCTGGTCGTCGGGCTGGTCGGGTTCGCCGTCCTCGGTGCCGTCCCCGTGATCGGCGGCCTCTTCGAGTTGCTTGCCTTCCTGCTCGGGATGGGGGCGCTGGTGCTGGGACTCCGGGACGCCTACGCCGCGCGCGGTCAGGAGGAGTCCCCTGGGGGCCGACAGACGACACTCGACGAATCGACCGGCGAGGGCTCACCCGCCTGA